AAGCAATATCGTCAGGCAGCTCCCCGTTAGATCGAATTCTTCGTGCCAGCTCTAAGCAGCCGTACAAGACGCCAGAATCACTCCCTCCTGAAACTGTCGTTAACTTCCCCGGACAAGAAGCGATATAATACCCTTCTCCCTCAGGAGCCTCCGTGTGATACAACAATACATCACGCTCTTCCAAACGCTGCAGCAATTCCGATTCTACGCGGTTTCCCGCAAAAATTTTTAGTCCCGGCGCCAATCTATAGTTATCCCAGGTCCAAGACGCTTCTGCTTGATGTACGGTATACCCGCAATCTTCTAGGGCTTGAGCGAGTTGGCTAAGTCCGAACTCCACCCGCGGTGCGCAATGGCGTTCGAAGCCTATCGTAACAGTTTTGGTTGTCATCTCTGCGCGGGCCCTCCTTTCAAAAACAATTCAATGACCGGAACCGTAACATCCGGTTTTTTCACCGGGAGCGATAGGACCAGTGTGCTTTCATCCCTGCCTTCTTTGTACGCTCCATTCTCGATGCCGCTCTCCACAAAACCTTGCTTAAATCGAATTTCAGAGGCATCGTTTAGCAGCTGCGCATATTCCACTTGTCCCGCCATACCTTGCAGATGAATGCTTTTAAACGGCCAGCTGTACACGTGCACATACAATCGGTTTAGTGAAGGATTATAGGTTAGACGACAATCTTGCGGACATCGGATTGATTCCGGCGCTTGTGTACAACCATAGATTGACCGGCTGTGCCGCCTCATCCATTCGCCGATTCCCTTCAAACGATCCATGGTACGTTCGTCAAATTCGCCGCGACCGGTAGGCCCGACGTTCAAAAGCAGATTGCCCCCCTTGCTGACGACATCAATCAGCATTTTAACCAGCATATCCACACTTTTCCATGACTCCTCATCGCGGTAATATCCCCAGGACCCGCTGAACGTATGAGGCGTCTCCCAAACAACACGTTTACCGTCAACTTGAACCCATTTGGTCGGCAAATATTGCTCAGGCGTCGTAATATCTCCGCCGATTTGCAGACGATCATTCAGCAAAATATTCGGCTTCAGCTTACGGATCAGCTTAATCAACTCCTCACTGCCCCAGTCTTCCTTCCCTTTGCCGGATAAGCCGTTTTCCGCAGGAAATGAAAAATCGTAAAACAGCAAATCTACGTTGCCGTATTCGGTCATCAATTCCTTCGTTTGCCCAAATAAATAATCGCGATAACGGGAAAAGTCCTTGTTAGCGTTATTGGAGACTGCTTCTGGATCAAAACGCAATGGATGCTTCGTATCTACGGTGTAATCCGGATGGTGCCAGTCAATCAGTGAGTGATAAAAACCGACTTTCATCCCCCGCTTACGAAACGCATCTGCCATCGGTCTGATCAAATCCCGACCGGCCGGTGTGTTCGGCGCTTTGTAATCGGTCAGCTTGGTGTCCCAAAGGCAAAATCCTTCATGGTGCTTAGTCGTCGCAACTACATATTTCATCCCGGCATCGAAAGCGAGTTGCGCCCACAACTCCGGATCGTACAAATCAGGGTCGAACTTATTAAAATATTTGTTTCGGTATGCTTCTCCGCTCAATCTCTCCCTTGACTGCAGCCATTCATGTCTCGCCGCCAGCGAATACAGCCCCCAATGGATAAACAGTCCGAACCGGTCGTGTGTAAACCATCCGCTGTCACCAGTTGTTTGTTCTACTTCAAAGGTCACAAGCTTTCCCCCTCTTTTTGAAGTTTTTTTCGTTAATCAAAAACCTGTAAAACCGACCTGCCTCCGTCTACGACGAGATTTGCGCCGGTAATAAATGCCGCTTCGTCGGAAGCAAGAAATAATGCAGCATTCGCTACGTCAGACGGCTTTCCCAGACGCCCGATCGGATGTACCGCGAGCATGGCGTTAAACTTTTTCTCCCGATCTGGAAAAGTCTGCATGTATGTTTCGGCTAGTGGTGTTTCAATATACCCCGGACTGATCGTATTTGCTCGTATACCCCTTCCGGCAAAATCGACACATATACCTTGAGACATGGCCAGCATGCCCGCTTTTGAAGAGTGGTACGGAAAATGGTCCTTCTGTGTTCGGAAAACGTGGGTTGAACCAATGTTGACGATACTGCCTTCACCTTCATCCAACATAAACGGAATCGCATGTTTGCAGCAGTACCAAGCGCTTTTCAAATTCAAATTCATGACTTGTTCCCACTGGGCATCGTCAGCCGTCACAACGTTGGTCTGGCAGCTGACCCCGGCGTTATTGACGAGAACATGCAGACCTCCAAAATGCTGTTTGGCGGATTTCATCAATTTCAACACTTCAGCCTCAACGCGTATATCTGCGCGAATAAATATGGCTCTTCCACCTTGCTTGACGATCTCTTCGACAACCCTATTTCCTTCGTCGGAAATGTCATTGACAATGACTCCGGCACCCTCCTCGGCGAAGCGTTTGGCGATTGCCTCCCCGATTCCGGATGCCGCCCCGGTAACCACTGCTGTTTTTCGGTCCAGCCTCATAGAGTGATCTCCTTTAAAGATGTATACTGCTGCGAGCTTGCGGCAGAATTCAGTTCATGATCAGTTTACAAGAAAGCCGGCGCCCCATTATAGGCTGAATTCATCATTTATATAGGTGACGCGCTTCACTTGCCAACGAGAGCGTTAGACGAGGGGGAGCTCGAGGAGTACGCCTCTTGCTCGCGTGAGCCCACGCCTCTTCCTTGTCTGCAGCAATGCCAAACATCGTTAGATGCGGCCCGACTCCTCGGGCTCGCTTCTCTAACGATGTCTAGCAGCTTTGCAGACTCTTGCTCGCGTGAGCCCACGCCTTTTCCTCGGCTGCAGCAATGCCAAACATCGTTAGATGCGGCCCGACTCCTCGGGCTCGCTACTCTAACGATGTTTAGCAGCTTTGCAGACTCTTGCTCGCGTAAGCACACGCCTCTTCCTCGGCTGCAACAATGCCAAACATCGTTAGACTAGGGCCCGCTTCCGGGGCCCGCTTCTCTAACGATGTTTAGCAGCTTTGCAGACTCTTGCTCGCGTGAGCCCACGCCTCTTCCTCGGCTGCAACAATGCCAAACATCGTTAGACTTGAGCCCGCTCCCCGGGCTCGCTTCTCTAACGATGTTTAGCAGCTTTGCAGACTCTTGCTCGCGTGTGCCCACGCTTTTTCCTTGTCTGCAACAATGCCAAACATCGTTAGATGCGGCCCGACTCCTCGGGCTCGCTACTCTAACGATGTTTAGCAGCTTTGCAGACTATTGCTCGCGTGAGCTCGCGCCTCTTCCTCGGCTGCAGCAATGCTAAACATCGTTAGACTAGGGCCCGCTCCCCGGGCTCGCTTCTCTAACGATGTTTAGCAGCCTTGCAGACTCTTCCTCGCGTGAGCACACGCCTTTTCCTTGTCTGCAACAATGCCAAACATCGTTAGATGCGGCCCGACTCCTCGGGCTCGCTACTCTAACGATGTTTAGCAGCTTTGCAGACTCTTCCTCGCGTGAGCACACGCCTTTTCCTCGGCTGCAACAATGCCAAACATCGTTAGACACGTGTCCGCTCCCCGGGCTCGCTTCTCTAACGATGTTTAGCAGCTCTGCAGACTCTTGCTCGCGTCTTGTAAAGCAGCATCAAATTTTGACGCCAATATCCGATCCTACCACTGCCTTCAACCATGTCACAGCCATCAGCATATCTCCTAACGGATTCATATGTACGCCATCTGTCGTTACATCTTTGCCGCTTTCATGCTGAATGAATTCAAGAAACGCTAAATGCGTGGGCACAAGAATCGCATCGTATTCTTTTGCCAGTCTGTTGACGATGTCTACGTAAGGTAGCAGCAACTGATTTCCCGTAGCATTTGGGTACTCCTTAATGATTGTCGGCTGCATAAGGATTGCTCGACAACCGGGTACTTGCTTCAACTTTTCGAGCAAGTTACGGTATATCGATTCATATCTGTCGGGATATACTTGTTCCGCATCTGCAGAATCTAATTGACGCCAAACGTCATTAATCCCAATGGAGATCGAAACCCATTGCGGCTGATGATCCAACACGTCGAGCGTCCATCTCTTTTCTAAATCGGTTACACGGTTACCGGACACGCCTTCATTGATGATTTTCAATCCCAGCTGCGGGTACATCGCCGTCAGATAATCATGAATCAGACGAACGTATCCTGATCCCAGCTTCAGCGGATCTTTTTTCTACCTTTATCGGTAATGCTGTCGCCGATAAAAACAATTTTCTCCTTCGCTCTAAACGTCACGATAACCCCTCCTTATTGAATCACATTGCTTATACAGCCAGATGCTGCTTAACCAACCGGTACATCGCATCAAGCTGCTCCACCTCATGCTTATGATTATTTTTAAAACCACCGGCATCCCTCGAACGGCAGTACAGCAAAATCGGAAGTCCTCTGGTGCGCAGATGGTATTTCGCGTTGACGGGATACATTTGAAGCTCCACCAAAGACGCAGCTCCAAGGAAAGACTGTATCGTTTCCGCATGAATCTGTTCAGTGCTCCAAAGCTCAGTCAAACGAACATACAGATCGGGATGGAAATTTGCCATCACACCGCTGAATCCAGCCGCTCCCAAGCGCAGCGAGGCTAGCAGGGTAGCTGAATTGGCATTGAATATTTGGAGTGGACTTCCTTTTACTGCCTCTATTTTTGCTGCGATTTGCTGCAAATCGCAGCTTGTATCCTTTAAAAAAGAAAACCTGCCCGTATCCGCGCACTTTTTCAACAATTGCGGGGTTAAGAGCCTTTTGTACGGATAAGGACACTTCGTAAATACCGAACGGCACACCTGGAACACGGTCAATCAACTGCGTGACCCGGTCGAACCAAATTTCATCCGACTCTACTTCACCGGCCAATCGATTGCTGACTAACACAACCGCTTTAACCCCCGTCTCTGCCATTCGCTGCACTTCTTCCACCTGTTCATCAA
This genomic window from Paenibacillus hexagrammi contains:
- a CDS encoding alpha-L-fucosidase, which gives rise to MTFEVEQTTGDSGWFTHDRFGLFIHWGLYSLAARHEWLQSRERLSGEAYRNKYFNKFDPDLYDPELWAQLAFDAGMKYVVATTKHHEGFCLWDTKLTDYKAPNTPAGRDLIRPMADAFRKRGMKVGFYHSLIDWHHPDYTVDTKHPLRFDPEAVSNNANKDFSRYRDYLFGQTKELMTEYGNVDLLFYDFSFPAENGLSGKGKEDWGSEELIKLIRKLKPNILLNDRLQIGGDITTPEQYLPTKWVQVDGKRVVWETPHTFSGSWGYYRDEESWKSVDMLVKMLIDVVSKGGNLLLNVGPTGRGEFDERTMDRLKGIGEWMRRHSRSIYGCTQAPESIRCPQDCRLTYNPSLNRLYVHVYSWPFKSIHLQGMAGQVEYAQLLNDASEIRFKQGFVESGIENGAYKEGRDESTLVLSLPVKKPDVTVPVIELFLKGGPAQR
- a CDS encoding SDR family NAD(P)-dependent oxidoreductase — encoded protein: MRLDRKTAVVTGAASGIGEAIAKRFAEEGAGVIVNDISDEGNRVVEEIVKQGGRAIFIRADIRVEAEVLKLMKSAKQHFGGLHVLVNNAGVSCQTNVVTADDAQWEQVMNLNLKSAWYCCKHAIPFMLDEGEGSIVNIGSTHVFRTQKDHFPYHSSKAGMLAMSQGICVDFAGRGIRANTISPGYIETPLAETYMQTFPDREKKFNAMLAVHPIGRLGKPSDVANAALFLASDEAAFITGANLVVDGGRSVLQVFD
- a CDS encoding dihydrodipicolinate synthase family protein, with the protein product MFQVCRSVFTKCPYPYKRLLTPQLLKKCADTGRFSFLKDTSCDLQQIAAKIEAVKGSPLQIFNANSATLLASLRLGAAGFSGVMANFHPDLYVRLTELWSTEQIHAETIQSFLGAASLVELQMYPVNAKYHLRTRGLPILLYCRSRDAGGFKNNHKHEVEQLDAMYRLVKQHLAV